One window of the Candidatus Microbacterium colombiense genome contains the following:
- a CDS encoding pseudouridine synthase yields the protein MPSPLPVRDGVGATRLHVPTTGAWPTVAAYMIERFFHLDPEFLLDRFDRGEIVARDGSALSRHTPLGAEEFIWYYRQPPEETELPVTVKILHQDDDLVVVDKPHFLPTTPGGKFLQNSALIRMRRLLDIPELAPIHRLDRATAGLLMFSVRPETRGAYQYLFESRRVTKIYEAVSRLPEGWDAATPTVTGTPFPVVYRNNIDKHRGELRVRVDPALEPNTETLIELIGSDHDVLHTRLIPHSGKMHQLRVHLAALGIGILNDPFYPELRPEAPDDFSRPLQLLARELRFVDPLSDEERVFTTTLALQDAPRGD from the coding sequence ATGCCCTCTCCTCTGCCCGTGCGCGACGGCGTCGGCGCCACACGCCTGCACGTGCCGACCACGGGCGCCTGGCCCACGGTCGCGGCGTACATGATCGAGCGCTTCTTCCACCTCGACCCCGAGTTCCTGCTGGATCGCTTCGACCGCGGCGAGATCGTCGCGAGGGACGGCAGCGCCCTCAGCCGGCACACCCCGCTCGGGGCCGAGGAGTTCATCTGGTACTACCGTCAGCCGCCGGAGGAGACGGAGCTCCCGGTCACGGTGAAGATCCTGCATCAGGACGACGACCTGGTGGTCGTCGACAAACCGCACTTCCTGCCGACCACGCCGGGAGGGAAGTTCCTCCAGAACTCGGCGCTGATCCGTATGCGCCGGCTGCTCGACATCCCCGAACTGGCGCCGATCCATCGCCTGGATCGCGCGACAGCGGGGTTGCTGATGTTCTCCGTGCGCCCGGAGACCCGCGGCGCGTACCAGTACCTGTTCGAGAGCCGGCGGGTGACGAAGATCTACGAGGCGGTGTCGAGACTGCCGGAAGGATGGGATGCCGCGACTCCCACAGTGACCGGCACACCGTTCCCGGTGGTCTATCGCAACAACATCGACAAGCATCGCGGCGAGTTGCGCGTGCGCGTGGATCCGGCCCTGGAGCCCAACACCGAGACCCTGATCGAGCTGATCGGGAGCGACCACGACGTGCTCCACACGCGGCTCATCCCGCACAGCGGAAAGATGCACCAGCTCCGCGTGCATCTCGCCGCGCTCGGCATCGGCATCCTCAACGACCCGTTCTACCCGGAGTTGCGCCCGGAGGCCCCGGACGACTTCTCCCGGCCCCTGCAACTGCTCGCGCGCGAGCTGCGGTTCG
- the glmU gene encoding bifunctional UDP-N-acetylglucosamine diphosphorylase/glucosamine-1-phosphate N-acetyltransferase GlmU: MTGNNLAIIILAAGQGTRMKSRLPKVLHPIGGRPLVGHVLTTAAVLEADHIEVVVRHERDQVVSVLSKDYPDAIFIDQDDVPGTGRAVQVAIDALPDDFDGDVLVLSGDVPLLEATTLRALVAGHRAAAAAATLLSARLDDPSGYGRVIRDADGAVQRIVEQKDATAEEAAVTEINAGVYVFRAPELRTHLARVGQDNAQGEMYLTTVIELLRGAHQRVAAEIAVDTASTFGINDRIQLAEAGRVLNDRIVRHWQREGVTVIDPATTWIDDDVTLAPDVTILPNTHILRATVVGAGSIIGPDTTLVACEIGEDASVRRTDATHSVIGTGATVGPFSYLRAGTVLGAQGKIGAYVETKNAEIGEGSKVPHLSYVGDATIGRGVNLGASTITANYDDVHKHRTVIEDQVHTGSHTVLVAPVRLGAGAKTGAGAVVRKDVPAGALAMTVAPQRNVEGWVEKNRAGTGAADAAAKERSAE, from the coding sequence ATGACAGGGAACAACCTCGCCATCATCATCCTCGCAGCGGGTCAGGGCACTCGCATGAAGTCGAGGCTACCCAAAGTGCTGCATCCGATCGGCGGACGCCCGCTCGTCGGGCATGTGCTCACGACGGCCGCCGTGCTGGAGGCAGACCACATCGAGGTGGTCGTGCGCCACGAGCGCGACCAGGTCGTCTCCGTGCTGAGCAAGGACTATCCGGACGCGATCTTCATCGACCAGGACGACGTGCCGGGCACGGGTCGCGCCGTGCAGGTGGCGATCGATGCGCTCCCGGACGACTTCGACGGCGATGTGCTCGTGCTCTCGGGTGATGTTCCCCTGCTCGAGGCCACGACCCTTCGTGCGCTCGTCGCGGGCCACCGTGCCGCTGCGGCCGCCGCGACGCTGCTGAGTGCACGGTTGGATGACCCGAGCGGCTACGGCCGTGTCATCCGCGATGCCGACGGCGCCGTGCAGCGCATCGTCGAGCAGAAGGATGCGACGGCCGAAGAGGCCGCCGTCACCGAGATCAACGCCGGCGTCTACGTGTTCCGTGCTCCAGAGCTGCGCACCCACCTCGCCAGGGTCGGACAGGACAACGCACAGGGCGAGATGTACCTGACGACTGTCATCGAGCTGCTGCGCGGCGCCCACCAGCGCGTCGCCGCGGAGATCGCCGTCGACACCGCCTCGACCTTCGGCATCAACGACCGCATCCAGCTCGCCGAGGCCGGACGCGTGCTCAACGACCGCATCGTTCGCCACTGGCAGCGCGAGGGCGTCACCGTGATCGATCCGGCCACGACGTGGATCGACGACGACGTCACGCTCGCGCCCGATGTGACGATCCTCCCGAACACCCACATCCTGCGGGCCACCGTCGTGGGCGCCGGATCGATCATCGGCCCGGACACCACCCTGGTCGCGTGCGAGATCGGCGAGGACGCCAGCGTCCGTCGTACGGATGCCACGCACTCCGTGATCGGCACCGGCGCGACCGTCGGCCCGTTCTCCTACCTCCGCGCGGGCACGGTGCTCGGTGCCCAGGGCAAGATCGGCGCCTACGTCGAGACCAAGAACGCCGAGATCGGCGAGGGCAGCAAGGTCCCCCACCTCTCCTACGTGGGAGATGCCACCATCGGCCGGGGTGTGAACCTCGGTGCGAGCACGATCACGGCCAACTACGACGACGTGCACAAGCACCGCACCGTCATCGAGGATCAGGTGCACACGGGCTCGCACACGGTGCTCGTCGCGCCCGTTAGGCTGGGAGCCGGCGCGAAGACCGGTGCCGGTGCCGTCGTCCGCAAGGACGTCCCCGCCGGGGCCCTGGCCATGACCGTTGCCCCTCAGCGCAATGTCGAGGGCTGGGTCGAGAAGAACAGAGCAGGGACGGGTGCGGCGGACGCCGCAGCCAAGGAACGATCGGCGGAGTAG
- a CDS encoding FMN-binding protein: protein MIRTTVPTSVRKGSVIVGVAGLLVLAGCSGTADAEDTANTGDTGTSTESSDSGSDAASGSYTDGTYTADGSYQTPETVEEITVTLTLADGVVTDVEVTGDPQARETEQYQGAFIDGIAAEVEGKSIDDLNVSRVAGSSLTSGGFNQALDSIKEQAAA from the coding sequence ATGATCCGCACGACCGTACCGACCTCTGTCCGCAAGGGCTCCGTCATCGTGGGGGTCGCAGGGCTCCTCGTCCTGGCCGGCTGCTCCGGGACCGCCGACGCGGAGGACACCGCGAACACCGGTGACACGGGAACGAGCACCGAGTCCTCCGATTCGGGCTCCGACGCGGCATCCGGCTCCTACACCGACGGCACCTACACGGCCGACGGCTCGTACCAGACACCCGAGACGGTCGAGGAGATCACGGTCACCCTCACGCTCGCCGACGGCGTCGTGACGGATGTCGAGGTGACCGGCGACCCGCAGGCCCGTGAGACCGAGCAGTACCAGGGCGCGTTCATCGACGGCATCGCCGCAGAGGTCGAGGGCAAGTCGATCGACGATCTGAACGTGAGCCGCGTCGCCGGCTCCTCGCTCACCAGCGGCGGGTTCAACCAGGCCCTCGACTCGATCAAGGAGCAGGCCGCCGCCTGA
- a CDS encoding DUF559 domain-containing protein codes for MLTPAHLIAHQGGIMRAGRLQQFGVSRRALAAAVRGGSVLRVRGGVFATRATAPELVAAAEHGGAVTCSAALRLHGVWVLEDDPQLHVWLGSSGRVHHGDCTCVSHWHEGRTALGLAPLSDVLLHVYRCHGAEAFFTALESALRQRKLGSLAQLRSRLPAGARWLVDFARRDADSGLESLLRLRLHLVGIRLDCQVVIPTVGRVDHVIEGVLIIEADGAEHHAGAGNRHRDLMRDAAASALGYEKLRFDFAQILHEWPRVLAAIRGALVRAGVPVD; via the coding sequence ATGCTGACACCCGCACACCTCATCGCACATCAGGGCGGCATCATGCGCGCCGGCCGCCTGCAGCAGTTCGGGGTCAGTCGACGAGCGCTCGCCGCGGCGGTTCGCGGCGGATCCGTGCTGCGGGTGCGGGGCGGCGTCTTCGCGACGCGTGCCACCGCACCGGAACTCGTGGCGGCAGCAGAGCATGGCGGAGCTGTGACCTGCTCTGCTGCCCTGCGGTTGCATGGAGTCTGGGTGCTCGAAGACGACCCTCAGCTGCACGTCTGGCTCGGTTCGAGCGGACGGGTGCATCACGGCGACTGCACGTGTGTGAGTCATTGGCACGAGGGACGCACGGCGTTGGGACTCGCTCCGCTGTCGGATGTGCTTCTGCACGTGTACCGATGCCACGGGGCTGAGGCGTTCTTCACCGCGTTGGAGTCGGCCCTGCGGCAGCGCAAGCTGGGTTCACTCGCGCAGCTTCGCTCCCGATTGCCTGCGGGAGCACGCTGGCTCGTCGACTTCGCGCGCCGGGATGCGGACAGCGGGCTGGAGTCCCTGCTGCGGCTCCGGCTCCACCTGGTCGGCATCCGCCTGGACTGCCAGGTCGTGATCCCCACGGTGGGTCGGGTGGATCACGTGATCGAAGGGGTGCTGATCATCGAAGCCGACGGTGCGGAGCATCACGCGGGTGCGGGCAATCGCCACAGGGACCTGATGCGGGATGCGGCGGCATCCGCTCTGGGGTACGAGAAGCTGCGCTTCGACTTCGCGCAGATCCTGCATGAATGGCCACGGGTCCTCGCGGCCATTCGCGGCGCTCTCGTGCGAGCCGGGGTGCCCGTCGACTGA
- a CDS encoding MarR family transcriptional regulator yields MSATDEVDRIVGAWNTQRPDLDFSPLEVLSRMDRLSRHLDRARRDVFRRSDLEPWEWDVLSALRRAGAPFQLSPKQLLQQTLVSSGTMTNRIDRLVGRRFVHREADPADGRSVLVTLTDDGRIRVDAAITRLVDVEADLLQALSRGDRERLAGLLRKLSLSFDT; encoded by the coding sequence ATGAGCGCAACGGACGAGGTCGATCGGATCGTCGGAGCCTGGAACACCCAGCGCCCCGACCTCGACTTCTCCCCGCTCGAGGTGCTGTCGCGCATGGATCGGCTCTCGCGCCATCTGGATCGCGCCCGTCGCGACGTGTTCCGTCGCAGCGACCTGGAGCCGTGGGAGTGGGACGTGCTGTCCGCTCTCCGCCGCGCCGGTGCCCCGTTCCAACTCTCCCCCAAACAGCTTCTGCAGCAGACCCTCGTCTCCAGCGGCACCATGACCAACCGCATCGACCGGCTCGTCGGGCGTCGCTTCGTGCATCGCGAGGCCGACCCGGCCGATGGCCGCAGCGTGCTCGTCACGCTCACCGACGACGGTCGGATCCGCGTGGATGCCGCCATCACCCGCTTGGTCGACGTCGAAGCCGACCTGCTGCAGGCCCTGTCGCGCGGCGATCGCGAACGGCTCGCGGGGCTCCTGCGCAAGCTGAGCCTGAGCTTCGACACGTGA
- a CDS encoding GNAT family N-acetyltransferase — MRGTAPPESQHALPLDRLLEPGVRLFAARENGSTIATGALAAIEEGHEELKSMRTAPSHRGRGLARSMLEVLRADALARGVRRISLETGSQDFFVPARALYARAGFEECAAFGRYLPDPHSTFMTLALVPADAADADSPRTR; from the coding sequence ATGCGGGGCACCGCGCCGCCCGAGAGCCAGCATGCGCTGCCCCTCGATCGGCTGCTCGAACCCGGCGTCCGCCTGTTCGCCGCCCGGGAGAACGGCTCGACGATCGCCACGGGAGCCCTCGCGGCGATCGAGGAAGGGCACGAGGAGCTCAAGTCGATGCGCACCGCGCCGTCGCACCGCGGCCGCGGGCTGGCCCGGTCGATGCTCGAGGTCCTGCGCGCCGACGCCCTGGCCCGCGGCGTCCGGAGGATCTCGCTGGAGACCGGAAGCCAGGACTTCTTCGTCCCGGCCCGCGCGCTGTACGCCCGAGCCGGGTTCGAGGAGTGTGCCGCCTTCGGACGGTACCTCCCCGATCCGCACAGCACCTTCATGACGCTCGCGCTGGTCCCAGCGGATGCCGCCGACGCCGACTCGCCGCGCACGCGATAA
- a CDS encoding ribose-phosphate diphosphokinase, giving the protein MARKKKTVDLDRDNGVAPGLVAKTKKRLVIAGGRSHPQLVADVAASLGTEIAPTEHRTFASGEIYARFEVSIRGCDLFLIQTFGEPVNEWLMETLIMIDAAKRASAKRITVVAPYYPYSRQDKKGRGREPISARLVADLLKTAGADRVMSVDLHAAQIQGFFDGPVDHLFAKPVLLDYFKRTLSPEDREILTVVSPDMGRVRVADTWSDSLGAPLAIIHKRRDPKVANQVSVHEIVGTVAGRTCLLVDDMIDTGGTIVKAAQALKAAGAHRVIVAATHAIFSDPASDRLQDSSIDEVVITDTIPLTESRRWDNLTILPIAPLLARAIHEVFEDGSVTSMFGGDA; this is encoded by the coding sequence ATGGCGCGCAAGAAGAAGACGGTCGATCTGGATCGCGACAACGGCGTGGCCCCGGGCCTCGTCGCCAAGACCAAGAAGCGACTCGTCATCGCGGGTGGGCGTTCGCATCCGCAGCTGGTCGCCGATGTCGCCGCATCGCTCGGCACCGAGATCGCCCCGACCGAGCACCGCACCTTCGCCTCGGGTGAGATCTACGCGCGCTTCGAGGTCTCGATCCGCGGCTGCGATCTGTTCCTGATCCAGACCTTCGGTGAGCCGGTCAACGAGTGGCTCATGGAGACGCTCATCATGATCGACGCCGCCAAGCGCGCCTCGGCCAAGCGCATCACGGTCGTCGCCCCGTACTATCCCTATTCCCGTCAGGACAAGAAGGGCCGCGGTCGCGAGCCGATCAGCGCCCGCCTCGTCGCCGACCTGCTGAAGACCGCCGGCGCTGATCGCGTCATGAGCGTCGACCTGCACGCCGCGCAGATCCAGGGGTTCTTCGACGGCCCGGTCGACCACCTGTTCGCCAAGCCCGTGCTGCTGGACTACTTCAAGCGCACGCTGAGCCCGGAGGATCGCGAGATCCTCACCGTGGTCTCGCCCGACATGGGGCGCGTCCGCGTGGCCGACACGTGGTCGGACAGTCTCGGTGCCCCGCTCGCGATCATCCACAAGCGTCGTGACCCGAAGGTCGCCAACCAGGTCTCCGTGCACGAGATCGTCGGTACCGTCGCGGGACGCACCTGCCTGCTCGTCGACGACATGATCGACACCGGCGGCACGATCGTGAAGGCGGCCCAGGCGCTCAAGGCGGCGGGTGCGCACCGAGTCATCGTCGCGGCGACCCATGCGATCTTCAGCGACCCGGCATCCGACCGGCTGCAGGACTCGTCGATCGACGAGGTGGTCATCACCGACACCATCCCGCTCACGGAATCGCGTCGGTGGGACAACCTCACGATCCTGCCGATCGCGCCGCTCCTGGCGCGCGCGATCCACGAGGTGTTCGAAGACGGGTCGGTCACGAGCATGTTCGGCGGCGACGCGTAG
- a CDS encoding FAD:protein FMN transferase, with product MAIWQFDAIGTRWEIESDAELTADTRRTVTAEIERFDREWSRFRSDSDVTRLGREGGTIASADVGVMLDAYRALSRATSGAVNPLVAASLDALGYDAAYSLVPGTPVAAGEWERRVTWSGVSAVAEGPALLDVGALGKGRLVDLVFDLLVSVPGGLLVDAGGDIRARGAASRIALEHPYDASRAIGVATLHDGALCASAINRRAWGDGLHHVLDARTGVPVRTWAATWAFALDAMTADAVATALFFDGGTELAADWGVEWVRMSTDGRVQRSAACPAELFLAGAAPAPHPRN from the coding sequence ATGGCGATCTGGCAGTTCGATGCGATCGGCACCCGGTGGGAGATCGAGAGCGACGCGGAGCTGACGGCTGACACGCGCCGCACGGTCACCGCGGAGATCGAGAGGTTCGACCGCGAGTGGTCACGATTCCGCTCCGACTCGGATGTGACGCGACTCGGCAGGGAGGGCGGCACGATCGCGTCTGCGGATGTGGGTGTCATGCTCGATGCCTACCGCGCGCTCTCCCGAGCGACATCCGGAGCGGTGAACCCTCTGGTGGCGGCCAGCCTCGACGCTCTCGGCTACGACGCCGCCTACTCTCTCGTGCCGGGCACTCCGGTGGCAGCGGGGGAGTGGGAGCGACGCGTGACCTGGTCGGGTGTGTCCGCCGTCGCGGAGGGCCCCGCCCTCCTCGACGTCGGTGCGCTCGGCAAGGGACGGTTGGTCGATCTCGTGTTCGACCTGCTGGTGTCCGTGCCGGGAGGTCTGCTGGTGGATGCCGGTGGCGACATCCGCGCGCGCGGCGCCGCCTCGCGCATCGCCCTCGAGCATCCCTACGACGCATCCCGGGCGATCGGGGTCGCCACTCTGCACGACGGGGCGCTGTGTGCGTCGGCGATCAACCGTCGAGCGTGGGGTGACGGCCTGCACCACGTTCTCGATGCGCGCACCGGTGTGCCCGTGCGCACGTGGGCCGCCACGTGGGCGTTCGCCCTCGACGCCATGACGGCGGATGCCGTCGCGACGGCGCTCTTCTTCGACGGCGGTACCGAGCTCGCCGCGGACTGGGGTGTCGAGTGGGTGCGCATGTCGACCGACGGACGCGTGCAGCGCTCCGCCGCCTGCCCGGCCGAACTGTTTCTCGCCGGGGCGGCACCCGCCCCGCATCCCCGGAATTAG
- a CDS encoding flavodoxin reductase translates to MITSFTAVRQRVLAVLGSLSMYRLVLFSLIALAVIAFVLSLLGVIVSPTPLEMLASFVVLAVVISVVDAAAQRILRLPWRIESSLVTAFILLFVMRPGLEPSVLLGLALAGALASLSKYLIAWRGRHILNPAAFGAAVVSIIGSFGAFEWLGTSASWWVGTPSLALPVALLGLAVLWRTEKVRVVLLFVVIALVTSVVRQLVQAQQFDVAFDFSTALQFALLQSPFLFLGAFMVSEPLTLPPRRWQQLWVAALVGVLAGWPISVGGLFTLGQERALLIGNLLAFAFALRGSVRLVLERRAFITPTAQELTFRAKGKLAFQPGQYLELDVPHHRPDARGTRREFSIVSAPADLPTLRIAYKNGDQQHPSSYKRALAEAEPGATLAVTGTWGDFILPRGETPVLMVAAGIGVTPFVSQLRQLQATGEKRDVVLVYVAAEAAELAFRDELAATGVRTVVFTRDEPLDLPAHWTWAQGSRLDAVELERAVGDLSARHAFISGPPRLIADLAPALQKAHSLTTDAFAGY, encoded by the coding sequence GTGATCACGTCATTCACCGCTGTGCGGCAGCGAGTCCTCGCCGTCCTCGGCAGCCTCTCGATGTACCGCCTCGTGCTGTTCTCGCTCATCGCTCTGGCGGTTATCGCGTTCGTGCTCTCGCTGCTCGGCGTGATCGTCTCCCCGACGCCGCTCGAGATGCTCGCCTCGTTCGTCGTGCTCGCCGTCGTCATCTCCGTCGTGGATGCCGCGGCCCAGCGCATCCTGCGTCTGCCGTGGCGTATCGAATCGTCGTTGGTCACCGCCTTCATCCTGCTGTTCGTGATGCGACCGGGACTCGAGCCGTCCGTGCTGCTGGGACTCGCCCTCGCCGGAGCGCTCGCGAGCCTGTCGAAGTATCTGATCGCGTGGCGGGGACGCCACATCCTGAACCCGGCCGCGTTCGGTGCGGCCGTGGTGTCGATCATCGGTTCTTTCGGGGCATTCGAGTGGCTGGGAACCTCGGCGTCGTGGTGGGTGGGTACACCGTCGCTCGCCCTCCCGGTGGCGCTCCTCGGCCTGGCCGTGCTGTGGCGCACCGAGAAGGTGCGCGTCGTGCTGCTGTTCGTGGTGATCGCTCTGGTGACGTCCGTCGTCCGCCAGCTCGTGCAGGCACAGCAGTTCGACGTGGCGTTCGACTTCTCCACCGCGCTGCAGTTCGCCCTGCTGCAGTCGCCGTTCCTGTTCCTGGGTGCCTTCATGGTCTCCGAGCCTCTGACCCTCCCACCGCGCCGGTGGCAGCAGCTCTGGGTCGCGGCACTGGTGGGCGTGCTCGCCGGGTGGCCGATCTCGGTCGGTGGTCTCTTCACGCTCGGGCAGGAGCGAGCGCTACTGATCGGCAACCTCCTCGCGTTCGCTTTCGCCCTACGTGGATCCGTGCGTCTCGTGCTCGAACGCCGCGCCTTCATCACCCCGACCGCACAGGAGCTGACCTTCCGCGCGAAGGGCAAGCTCGCCTTCCAGCCAGGGCAGTACCTCGAGCTCGATGTGCCGCACCACCGCCCCGATGCCCGCGGCACCCGTCGTGAGTTCAGCATCGTGTCCGCTCCGGCCGACCTGCCGACGTTGCGCATCGCCTACAAGAACGGCGATCAGCAGCATCCGTCCAGCTACAAGCGCGCGTTGGCGGAGGCGGAACCCGGGGCGACGCTCGCCGTGACCGGCACGTGGGGAGACTTCATCCTGCCCCGCGGCGAGACGCCGGTGCTCATGGTCGCGGCCGGGATCGGTGTGACGCCGTTCGTGTCCCAACTGCGTCAGCTGCAGGCGACCGGTGAGAAGCGCGACGTCGTGCTCGTGTACGTGGCGGCCGAGGCGGCGGAACTCGCGTTCCGCGACGAGCTCGCTGCGACCGGCGTGCGCACCGTTGTCTTCACACGTGACGAGCCGCTCGACCTGCCCGCGCACTGGACGTGGGCGCAGGGCTCGCGCCTCGACGCCGTGGAGCTCGAGCGCGCCGTGGGTGACCTCAGTGCGCGGCACGCGTTCATCTCGGGGCCGCCGCGGCTGATCGCCGACCTCGCACCCGCCCTGCAGAAGGCGCACAGCCTGACCACCGACGCCTTCGCCGGGTACTGA